In one window of Methanoculleus chikugoensis DNA:
- a CDS encoding carboxypeptidase regulatory-like domain-containing protein translates to MNGTTRTWTLLLLALLLAAVPAAGADLDPNHYVIPELKVNESIETIAISGVLTLQPEWDGSVTTGIPFGSIMVHTADARTLIFDSDGNQLLSISDELSAKVPTPAGVEKPCTWVHQLPNDSRVYHHDNATFIFGKAGDLILTVINEHPPPVEDPITINITSPAEGETVWIDVVPPRVAVVGEVHAPTGLHNVVVRSGTGEVSCGNRPEFACSVPVSTGENTITVTATDNYGRQAEKTVNVTVRIGLPPPPAIAVSGRVTNAGGNPVPGALVRFESVFTLDDEPIAATNVTGEDGGYLVEGVFGYRQTVTVEKEGYAPLREEFIFENLTNDLDLELEPLPRTVPGFGSTLAVLSLLGFFLLIGRKGW, encoded by the coding sequence ATGAACGGAACAACCAGAACATGGACACTCCTCCTCCTCGCGCTGCTGCTCGCGGCCGTCCCGGCGGCGGGCGCAGATCTCGATCCCAATCACTACGTGATCCCGGAACTGAAAGTGAACGAGTCGATCGAGACGATCGCCATATCCGGGGTGTTGACCCTTCAGCCGGAGTGGGACGGGAGTGTGACCACCGGGATACCGTTCGGCTCGATCATGGTTCATACTGCCGACGCAAGAACACTGATCTTCGATAGCGACGGGAACCAGCTGCTCTCCATCAGCGACGAACTCTCTGCAAAAGTCCCCACCCCTGCGGGTGTCGAGAAGCCCTGCACCTGGGTGCACCAGCTCCCGAACGACTCCCGGGTCTATCATCACGACAACGCGACCTTCATCTTCGGCAAGGCCGGGGACCTCATCCTGACCGTCATCAACGAGCACCCGCCGCCCGTCGAAGACCCGATCACCATCAACATCACCTCCCCGGCCGAGGGCGAGACGGTCTGGATCGACGTCGTTCCGCCCCGCGTCGCCGTCGTCGGGGAGGTCCACGCCCCCACGGGTCTGCACAACGTGGTTGTGCGGAGCGGAACCGGGGAGGTCTCGTGCGGGAACCGGCCCGAGTTCGCCTGCTCGGTCCCGGTCTCCACGGGGGAGAACACGATAACCGTCACGGCAACGGACAACTATGGGCGCCAGGCCGAGAAGACCGTGAACGTGACCGTCCGTATCGGTCTCCCGCCGCCCCCGGCGATCGCCGTCTCGGGCAGGGTGACGAATGCCGGTGGCAACCCGGTTCCCGGTGCACTGGTGCGGTTCGAGTCGGTGTTTACGCTCGACGACGAACCCATCGCGGCGACGAACGTGACCGGAGAGGACGGCGGCTACCTGGTGGAAGGCGTCTTTGGCTACCGGCAGACGGTCACGGTCGAGAAGGAGGGCTACGCCCCCCTCCGGGAGGAGTTCATCTTTGAAAACCTGACGAACGATCTCGACCTGGAACTGGAGCCCCTCCCCCGGACGGTGCCGGGGTTCGGTTCCACGCTTGCTGTTCTCTCGCTTCTGGGTTTCTTCCTCCTCATCGGCCGGAAGGGGTGGTGA
- a CDS encoding helix-turn-helix domain-containing protein: MLSRKIFEVEFADALQEELARQDMSIRDLAERAGIPPATLYKLTSGRADPRLSTVRRIVNVLEPREKSFIAVIAARFLLDEIDNRDLPIGGKQYHIRGYAADSLEECIIAAVRADKEGALGIICAPILAPIVEKIADCPVAIIKPQQQTLIEAIETIAKRV, from the coding sequence ATGCTCTCGCGAAAGATCTTTGAAGTAGAGTTTGCCGACGCGCTCCAGGAGGAACTCGCCCGGCAGGATATGAGCATCCGCGACCTCGCGGAACGGGCCGGGATCCCGCCCGCAACCCTCTACAAACTCACGTCGGGCAGGGCGGATCCACGCCTCTCGACCGTCCGGCGGATCGTGAACGTCCTCGAACCCCGGGAGAAGAGTTTCATCGCGGTCATCGCGGCCCGGTTCCTGCTCGACGAGATCGACAACCGCGACCTCCCCATCGGCGGGAAGCAATACCACATCCGGGGCTACGCGGCCGATTCCCTTGAAGAGTGCATCATCGCCGCCGTCCGGGCCGACAAGGAGGGGGCGCTCGGGATCATCTGCGCTCCGATCCTCGCGCCGATCGTGGAGAAGATCGCCGACTGTCCGGTCGCGATCATCAAACCGCAGCAGCAGACGTTGATCGAGGCGATCGAGACGATTGCAAAGAGGGTGTAG
- a CDS encoding ATP-binding cassette domain-containing protein produces the protein MDTSPTREITILPGRNRRGEPERFEAITIRPGDTISIVGPTGSGKSALINDIEVFARNDTATGRTVLVNGEFPPEEFVRDPAYKPVALITQNTRCLADLTVAEFLAMHVRSRKIADDGIVERTIALANEFTGEEIRAGARMTALSGGQTRSLLVADAVLIAAAPVLLLDEVENAGIFKERVIEVLRAGGKAVIFVTHDPLVSLLSARRIVMRDGGVERVIEPLDRENEALREALRLDGILHRMREEIRAGNLITGPVGA, from the coding sequence ATGGACACCTCACCCACCCGGGAGATCACGATCCTACCCGGCCGGAACCGGCGTGGCGAGCCGGAGCGGTTCGAGGCCATCACCATCCGTCCGGGGGACACAATATCCATAGTCGGCCCCACCGGCTCCGGGAAGAGCGCCCTCATCAACGATATCGAGGTCTTCGCCCGGAACGACACCGCGACGGGGCGTACGGTCCTCGTCAACGGCGAATTCCCTCCCGAAGAGTTCGTCCGCGACCCGGCCTATAAACCCGTCGCCCTGATCACCCAGAACACCCGGTGCCTCGCCGATCTTACGGTTGCAGAGTTCCTTGCGATGCACGTCCGGTCCCGCAAGATCGCCGACGACGGGATCGTCGAAAGAACGATCGCCCTCGCAAACGAGTTTACGGGTGAAGAGATCCGGGCCGGTGCCCGGATGACCGCGCTCTCCGGGGGGCAGACCCGGTCGCTCCTCGTGGCGGACGCGGTCCTCATCGCGGCGGCACCGGTCCTCCTCCTCGACGAGGTGGAGAACGCCGGAATCTTCAAGGAGCGGGTGATCGAGGTCCTCCGGGCCGGGGGGAAGGCGGTCATCTTCGTCACGCACGATCCTCTGGTCTCCCTCCTCTCCGCCCGGCGGATCGTCATGCGGGACGGGGGGGTCGAGCGGGTGATCGAGCCGCTGGATCGCGAGAACGAGGCTCTCCGGGAGGCTCTCCGCCTCGACGGCATCCTCCACCGGATGCGGGAGGAGATCCGGGCCGGAAACCTGATCACGGGACCGGTCGGGGCATGA
- a CDS encoding GTP-binding protein, with protein MKLAVVAGPPSAGKTAVVRQTIRSLLDRHRIVYLKIDVVRAFEDEELAAEFGIPVRKVYSGDLCPDHAGVMVMRDAIAWAEREGADLLLVESAGLCLRCSPYTTQGLGIVVLSAVSGTNTPLKMAAMLALADIAVVTRIDLVSQAEKEVFRERIREVNPDLDIVETNAVQGTGMRYLLRAIEEYPQITDPDTIVLRGAPPLGVCTVCIGKTEIGWQHHFGVVRRLEDADYLFRGD; from the coding sequence ATGAAGCTCGCCGTCGTTGCCGGTCCGCCGTCCGCCGGGAAGACCGCTGTCGTTCGGCAGACCATCCGCTCTCTCCTGGACCGGCACCGGATCGTCTACCTCAAGATCGACGTCGTCCGGGCGTTCGAGGACGAGGAACTCGCGGCCGAGTTCGGCATCCCGGTGCGGAAGGTCTACTCAGGCGACCTCTGCCCGGACCACGCCGGGGTCATGGTGATGCGGGACGCCATCGCCTGGGCCGAAAGGGAGGGCGCCGACCTCCTCCTGGTCGAGAGCGCCGGGCTCTGCCTCCGCTGTTCCCCCTACACGACGCAGGGGCTCGGGATCGTTGTCCTCTCCGCGGTCTCCGGCACGAACACGCCCCTGAAGATGGCCGCGATGCTTGCGCTCGCCGATATCGCGGTCGTGACCCGGATCGACCTCGTCTCCCAGGCCGAAAAAGAGGTCTTCCGGGAGCGGATCCGGGAGGTGAACCCGGACCTCGATATCGTCGAGACGAACGCCGTCCAGGGGACCGGGATGCGCTACCTCCTCAGGGCGATCGAAGAATATCCGCAGATAACCGATCCCGACACAATCGTCCTCCGGGGGGCGCCGCCGCTCGGGGTCTGCACCGTCTGCATCGGGAAGACCGAGATTGGGTGGCAGCACCACTTCGGGGTCGTCCGGAGGCTCGAGGATGCCGATTACCTCTTCCGGGGGGACTAG
- a CDS encoding (Fe-S)-binding protein: MAWQPPGRDCGACGAPTCEAFLERVRRGEKELGDCVFYHAGTAAPRFDGKALRSGRDILGGEYDFVLDPLPGEVSARKIILPFRPDLVEKWGIEAGDIVVGRPAGAGCPVQHVLSVLHASLVSGLLTCQVVGPEVSRGGEFKDVEAYHIVGFEGIARTVRREPIFGMRQRFLPGYCMMNLTHTGVVNMILAQSSGLHVRVEDIRL; this comes from the coding sequence GTGGCATGGCAACCGCCGGGGAGGGACTGCGGGGCCTGCGGCGCCCCGACCTGCGAAGCGTTTCTCGAACGGGTCCGGCGGGGGGAGAAGGAACTCGGAGACTGCGTCTTCTACCACGCGGGGACTGCGGCCCCCCGGTTCGACGGCAAGGCCCTCCGTTCCGGCCGGGACATCCTCGGCGGCGAGTACGACTTCGTCCTCGATCCCCTCCCCGGCGAGGTCTCGGCCCGGAAGATCATCCTCCCCTTCCGCCCGGACCTGGTGGAGAAGTGGGGGATCGAGGCCGGGGATATCGTCGTCGGGAGGCCGGCCGGTGCGGGCTGCCCGGTCCAGCACGTCCTCTCGGTCCTTCACGCCAGCCTGGTGAGCGGCCTCCTCACCTGCCAGGTCGTCGGACCGGAAGTATCGCGGGGCGGAGAATTTAAGGACGTTGAGGCGTACCACATCGTCGGTTTCGAGGGGATTGCCCGGACGGTGCGGCGCGAACCCATCTTCGGGATGCGGCAGCGGTTTCTGCCCGGCTACTGCATGATGAACCTTACGCACACGGGTGTCGTGAATATGATTCTCGCACAGTCCTCGGGTCTCCATGTGCGGGTGGAGGATATCAGATTATGA
- a CDS encoding methanogenesis marker 16 metalloprotein: MKTIREIDAKIRNGSAVVYTAAEFKRLVREGAEVTAADVDVVTTGTCGVMSGTAAILSVPVAAPGEFERAERVWLNGVPCMPGPCPNERLGLVDLIVSGTAHAGAGYGGGHLFRDIVEGREIEVLAEAADRSIETRVTIDDLAYARIFTTRSAYKNYTAYLNTRPTRVTTIFSVTGLEGPCREVSVSGCGEINPLENDPARFAIRDGTPVLLNGSAGLVTGEGTRSTPSRPNLTVIADMAGMQPRYMGGFKTSAGPECITSLGVAIPVLDDRQVAALRVLDEEIPLPVADINTRTVLDTATYADLWQRPDREPTYHPEWCEECSACAAAAICPTGAFDRETGIDRDRCLACTACLAACPNDALEAGEGSIRVRGRKVPITLRQSGRTLAEDLCRDLKEMVLDFRFTFTGGGER; encoded by the coding sequence ATGAAGACGATAAGAGAGATCGACGCAAAGATCCGGAACGGTTCGGCGGTCGTCTACACGGCCGCGGAGTTCAAGCGCCTCGTCCGCGAGGGTGCGGAGGTCACGGCGGCAGACGTCGACGTGGTCACCACGGGGACCTGCGGGGTGATGTCGGGGACCGCGGCGATCCTCTCGGTCCCGGTGGCGGCGCCGGGGGAGTTCGAGCGGGCGGAACGGGTCTGGCTGAACGGTGTCCCCTGCATGCCCGGCCCCTGCCCGAACGAGCGCCTCGGGCTCGTCGACCTGATCGTCTCCGGGACCGCCCACGCCGGGGCGGGCTACGGGGGCGGTCACCTCTTCCGCGACATTGTGGAGGGCCGCGAGATCGAGGTGCTGGCGGAGGCCGCCGACCGCTCGATCGAGACGCGGGTGACCATCGACGACCTCGCCTACGCCCGGATCTTCACCACCCGGAGCGCCTACAAAAACTACACCGCCTACCTCAACACCCGGCCGACCCGGGTGACGACGATCTTCTCGGTCACGGGGCTCGAGGGGCCCTGCCGGGAGGTCTCGGTCAGCGGGTGCGGCGAGATCAATCCGCTCGAGAACGACCCCGCACGGTTTGCGATCCGGGACGGGACCCCGGTTCTCCTGAACGGTTCGGCCGGGTTGGTGACCGGGGAGGGGACCCGGAGCACTCCTTCGCGGCCGAACCTCACGGTCATCGCCGATATGGCCGGGATGCAGCCCCGCTACATGGGCGGATTCAAGACCTCTGCGGGCCCGGAGTGCATCACGAGCCTCGGCGTCGCTATCCCGGTCCTCGACGACCGGCAGGTCGCTGCCCTCCGCGTCCTCGACGAGGAGATCCCCCTTCCGGTCGCTGACATCAACACCCGCACCGTCCTTGATACGGCGACCTACGCCGATCTCTGGCAGCGGCCCGACAGGGAGCCGACCTACCACCCCGAGTGGTGCGAGGAGTGCTCGGCCTGTGCCGCGGCCGCGATCTGCCCGACGGGTGCGTTTGACCGCGAGACCGGGATCGACCGCGACCGCTGCCTCGCCTGCACCGCCTGCCTTGCCGCCTGCCCGAACGACGCCCTCGAGGCCGGCGAGGGCTCGATCCGGGTCAGGGGACGGAAGGTGCCGATCACGCTGCGCCAGTCCGGCCGGACGCTCGCCGAAGACCTCTGTCGGGACCTAAAAGAGATGGTCCTTGATTTCCGGTTCACCTTCACCGGAGGCGGGGAGCGGTGA
- a CDS encoding cysteate synthase: MREKYLIHCPGCGRSFPDHYTLDCPSGCDALLRTVYAERRLPLRSLPGVFRYKEWLPVEGHLRVDAGPVSYASEGLARELGLSHLTVTFSGYWPERGGRMETCSFKELEAQPTVLRLREKGAGVIQVSSAGNTGRAFCQASALTGAPVVVVVPASAADRLWTTVEPPNVCLITVDGDYSDSIAFGREVCSIPGIVPEGGAKNVARRDGMGTVVLDGTLSAGRLPDSYFQAVGSGTGAIAAWEAAERLIADGRFGTRLPALHLSQNLPFVPMVRAWEAGRRDILPAEDMPDVEASISRVYADVLTNRHPPWGVRGGVYDALAASGGRVYAVGNDDARSAGRLFAETEEIDLDPAAAVAVASLLRAAEEGLVGPDERILLNVTGGGYARAAEDLDRYPVEPYLRVRAGEAFAGDVRDAVRGWLSEQGVAVRA; this comes from the coding sequence GTGAGGGAGAAGTACCTCATCCACTGCCCGGGGTGCGGCCGGTCCTTCCCCGACCACTACACCCTCGACTGCCCCTCGGGGTGCGACGCCCTCCTCCGGACCGTGTATGCTGAGCGCCGCCTCCCCCTCCGGAGCCTCCCGGGGGTCTTCCGCTACAAGGAGTGGCTCCCGGTCGAGGGCCACCTCAGAGTCGATGCCGGCCCGGTCTCCTACGCGAGTGAGGGGCTCGCCCGGGAACTCGGGCTCTCCCACCTCACCGTCACCTTCTCGGGCTACTGGCCCGAGCGGGGCGGGCGGATGGAGACCTGCTCCTTCAAGGAGCTCGAAGCGCAGCCGACGGTGCTCCGCCTCCGGGAGAAGGGAGCCGGGGTCATCCAGGTCTCGTCGGCGGGGAACACCGGCCGCGCCTTCTGCCAGGCATCGGCCCTGACCGGGGCGCCGGTCGTGGTGGTGGTCCCGGCGTCCGCCGCCGACCGGCTCTGGACGACCGTGGAGCCCCCGAACGTCTGCCTCATCACGGTGGACGGGGACTACTCGGATTCCATCGCGTTCGGGCGGGAGGTCTGCTCCATCCCGGGGATCGTCCCCGAGGGCGGGGCGAAGAACGTCGCCCGCCGTGACGGGATGGGGACGGTGGTGCTCGATGGGACGCTCTCTGCCGGGCGGCTCCCCGACTCCTACTTCCAGGCGGTCGGGAGCGGAACCGGGGCGATTGCCGCGTGGGAAGCGGCGGAGCGGCTCATCGCCGACGGCCGGTTCGGCACCCGCCTCCCGGCTCTCCACCTCTCCCAGAACCTCCCCTTCGTCCCGATGGTCCGGGCATGGGAGGCGGGACGGCGGGATATCCTCCCGGCCGAGGATATGCCGGACGTCGAAGCCTCGATCTCCCGGGTCTATGCCGACGTCCTGACGAACCGCCACCCGCCCTGGGGGGTCCGCGGCGGGGTCTACGACGCCCTCGCGGCCTCCGGCGGCCGGGTGTATGCGGTCGGGAACGACGACGCCCGGTCCGCCGGGAGACTCTTTGCCGAGACCGAAGAGATCGACCTCGACCCGGCGGCGGCTGTCGCGGTCGCCTCGCTCCTCCGGGCGGCGGAGGAGGGGCTCGTCGGCCCGGATGAGCGCATCCTCCTGAACGTGACCGGCGGGGGGTATGCGCGTGCGGCAGAGGACCTCGACCGCTACCCGGTCGAGCCTTACCTCCGGGTCCGGGCCGGCGAGGCCTTCGCTGGGGACGTGCGGGATGCCGTCCGGGGATGGCTTTCGGAGCAGGGGGTGGCGGTCCGTGCGTGA
- the comE gene encoding sulfopyruvate decarboxylase subunit beta, producing MREGCVLDRLSALGVDTVASLPCDRTQEFCALIPERFRAVNLTREEDGVGISAGLAMAGARSVLHMQSSGLGNSLNAIMSLTVTFGLPLPVLTSWRGVYREAIPAQVPFNRAVPEVLRALGIPFTIIRGPEDEGLIDEVVRDAYDSMRPHVGLILPSFWEGEEEACPTEQVFPPRARESVIEYRRTFREPVMTRYDAIRAIAAALDDEAVVANIGVPSKELYAASDRALNFYMLGSYTQATPIGLGLALATDKDVVVLDGDGSLLGTAVLPVVAAESPANLTIVCLDNGAFGSTGNQPTPASGLVDMELLARAAGIQRTCKVQDERELSEAWENRGRGPNFIHVVLKPGNAPVGNIPLAPVEIRERFVRALRG from the coding sequence GTGCGTGAAGGATGTGTCCTCGACCGGCTCTCCGCCCTCGGGGTCGATACCGTGGCGAGCCTCCCCTGCGACCGGACGCAGGAGTTCTGCGCCCTGATCCCGGAGCGGTTCCGTGCGGTGAACCTGACCCGGGAGGAGGACGGCGTCGGGATCTCGGCCGGGCTCGCGATGGCCGGGGCGCGATCGGTGCTCCACATGCAGAGTTCGGGGCTCGGCAACTCCCTGAATGCCATCATGTCCCTCACCGTCACCTTCGGCCTCCCGCTCCCCGTCCTCACGAGCTGGCGGGGCGTCTACCGGGAGGCGATCCCGGCCCAGGTGCCGTTCAACCGGGCGGTTCCGGAGGTGCTTCGTGCGCTCGGGATCCCCTTCACGATCATCCGCGGTCCCGAGGATGAGGGATTGATCGATGAGGTCGTCCGGGACGCCTACGATTCCATGCGCCCGCACGTTGGACTGATCCTCCCCTCGTTCTGGGAAGGGGAAGAGGAGGCCTGCCCGACGGAGCAGGTCTTCCCGCCCCGGGCCCGGGAGTCGGTGATCGAGTACCGGCGAACCTTTCGGGAACCGGTGATGACCCGGTACGACGCGATAAGGGCTATCGCCGCCGCCCTTGACGACGAGGCGGTCGTCGCGAACATCGGCGTGCCCTCAAAGGAGCTCTATGCAGCGAGCGACCGGGCCCTGAACTTCTACATGCTCGGGAGTTACACCCAGGCGACCCCGATCGGGCTCGGGCTTGCGCTCGCCACAGATAAGGACGTCGTCGTCCTCGACGGCGACGGGAGCCTGCTCGGGACCGCCGTCCTCCCGGTGGTGGCGGCGGAATCCCCGGCGAACCTCACGATCGTCTGCCTGGACAACGGGGCCTTCGGGAGCACGGGAAACCAGCCCACCCCGGCCTCCGGGCTGGTGGACATGGAGCTCCTCGCCCGTGCCGCCGGGATCCAGAGGACGTGCAAGGTGCAGGACGAGCGGGAACTCAGCGAAGCCTGGGAGAACCGGGGCCGGGGCCCGAATTTCATCCATGTGGTCTTAAAGCCCGGGAACGCACCGGTCGGAAACATCCCCCTCGCCCCGGTCGAGATCCGGGAGCGGTTTGTGCGGGCGCTTCGGGGGTGA
- a CDS encoding AEC family transporter, producing MNGAVTDFLIVADQIFILVLLIAAGYVAVATKIVDPRATRGLSGLLVNITIPALIVASMQVPFTPERLAGAETLVLATGMLYVFSFALAWVVSKAMRVPAAEEGVLQFAIVFGNVGFMGFPVALTLFGEESLFYVAIFNLIFNVLVFSVGIAMLTEGRGKGFDPKLLLNPGIAASIVGFALFLGSVEIPSPFIDSIDLLGGVTTPLAMIIVGAMLATFPAREMVGNWRIWAASAVLLLAIPAAYCYLLAPVFADPYINGIMITMAAMPAAANTVIFAEQYGADSKLASQIVFVSTIGSLVTIPLIATVML from the coding sequence ATGAACGGTGCGGTCACGGATTTCCTGATAGTTGCAGACCAGATCTTCATCCTGGTCCTCCTGATCGCCGCGGGCTACGTCGCCGTCGCGACGAAGATCGTCGACCCCCGGGCAACCCGGGGGCTCTCGGGGCTCCTCGTCAACATCACCATCCCGGCGCTGATCGTCGCCTCGATGCAGGTGCCCTTCACCCCCGAGCGCCTCGCCGGGGCCGAGACCCTGGTCCTCGCGACCGGGATGCTCTACGTCTTCTCGTTCGCCCTCGCCTGGGTGGTCTCGAAGGCCATGCGGGTCCCGGCCGCGGAGGAAGGGGTGCTCCAGTTCGCGATCGTCTTCGGCAACGTCGGGTTCATGGGGTTCCCGGTCGCCCTGACACTTTTTGGAGAGGAGTCGCTCTTTTACGTCGCGATCTTCAACCTCATCTTCAACGTCCTGGTCTTCTCGGTCGGGATCGCGATGCTGACCGAGGGGAGAGGGAAGGGGTTCGACCCAAAACTCCTCTTAAACCCAGGGATCGCGGCCTCCATCGTCGGGTTCGCCCTCTTCCTCGGCTCGGTGGAGATCCCGTCGCCCTTCATCGACTCGATCGACCTCCTCGGGGGGGTGACGACGCCGCTCGCCATGATCATCGTCGGGGCGATGCTCGCGACGTTCCCGGCCCGGGAGATGGTCGGGAACTGGCGGATCTGGGCGGCGAGCGCCGTCCTCCTCCTCGCCATCCCGGCGGCCTACTGCTATCTCCTCGCCCCGGTCTTTGCCGACCCCTACATCAACGGGATCATGATCACGATGGCCGCGATGCCCGCCGCGGCAAACACCGTCATCTTCGCGGAGCAGTACGGCGCGGACTCGAAGCTCGCGTCGCAGATCGTCTTCGTCTCGACGATCGGGTCGCTCGTCACCATCCCGCTGATCGCGACGGTGATGCTCTAG
- a CDS encoding DUF6345 domain-containing protein — translation MNGKTGLQAFPMLLALLLVSVVMVPASAYYYCCAEWVNNYPPPSDLEHNDENAQGFYYQLGGDSSWWGDFIYGDGQALERHWKDPSKSGNGIDYIYTDDTHFAFFSGHGAPEGFAFSSSQDDTFLSYSDALWGNTQMDWITIDACTVLRENSHTNWYNAFGGLHSMTGFHTECHDVSDRGSNFVHRMVGTWTTQPIITAWFIAAKDTEPSTTYAAALAREGCWSDYVYGHGSQGTPGTSFLYGTYQC, via the coding sequence ATGAACGGAAAAACCGGATTGCAGGCATTTCCCATGCTCCTGGCGCTGCTGCTGGTGAGCGTGGTTATGGTGCCCGCAAGCGCATACTATTATTGTTGTGCAGAATGGGTGAACAACTATCCCCCACCATCCGACTTGGAGCACAATGATGAAAACGCACAGGGGTTTTACTACCAGCTCGGTGGTGACTCATCCTGGTGGGGAGACTTTATCTATGGCGATGGTCAGGCCCTGGAAAGACACTGGAAAGATCCCAGTAAGTCCGGAAACGGTATAGACTATATTTACACAGATGATACACATTTTGCGTTCTTTTCGGGCCATGGTGCCCCAGAAGGATTTGCATTTTCCTCCTCCCAAGACGATACCTTCCTGAGTTACAGTGATGCTCTCTGGGGAAACACGCAGATGGACTGGATTACCATTGATGCCTGCACTGTTCTGCGCGAGAATAGCCATACAAATTGGTACAATGCATTTGGCGGCCTACACTCGATGACCGGGTTCCATACTGAATGTCACGATGTCTCGGACAGAGGCTCTAACTTCGTACACCGGATGGTCGGTACGTGGACCACCCAACCGATCATCACGGCATGGTTCATTGCAGCGAAGGATACAGAGCCTTCGACCACGTATGCGGCAGCCCTTGCCCGAGAAGGCTGCTGGTCCGATTATGTCTACGGGCACGGGAGCCAGGGGACACCCGGAACGTCGTTCCTGTACGGTACGTACCAGTGTTGA
- a CDS encoding winged helix-turn-helix domain-containing protein — protein sequence MEEVTLDRGDIAALSSDVRVAILKALDIRPMAMSELADGLGLAKSTVHEHLAVLADADLVAHENARKWRDYTLTEKGRRILHPGRDHRIIFLLGTSLVAMTAGVLCVTSYLRGFVVQGGSVVREPLLLYAGEALLGVTFVLWYIALRCRRRTAPIPA from the coding sequence ATGGAAGAAGTCACGCTCGACCGGGGCGATATCGCTGCGCTATCCTCCGACGTCCGGGTCGCTATCCTCAAAGCGCTCGATATCCGGCCCATGGCGATGAGCGAGCTCGCCGACGGGCTCGGTCTTGCAAAGTCGACTGTCCACGAACACCTTGCCGTTCTGGCCGATGCGGATCTCGTGGCCCACGAGAACGCCCGGAAATGGCGGGACTACACCCTGACGGAGAAGGGGCGGCGGATCCTTCATCCCGGGAGAGACCACCGGATCATCTTCCTCCTCGGCACATCCCTGGTTGCCATGACTGCCGGGGTGCTCTGCGTGACCTCGTATCTCCGCGGTTTTGTCGTCCAGGGGGGGAGCGTCGTCAGGGAACCCCTCCTCCTCTACGCGGGCGAGGCGCTCCTCGGCGTGACATTTGTGCTCTGGTACATCGCGTTGCGGTGCCGGCGGAGAACCGCCCCTATACCGGCGTAG
- a CDS encoding PepSY domain-containing protein: MKWIPITAIICLVVAVSVVSATGANAPIGVDTAKGKAQDFLNAPDATVEYQKTERLNLGEYYVFGTGEGQVYVNARTGVIERATFDSARKDCRDVRLDRAAAEVTARAYAEEKYSGFAKKSMQLTRSDLVSHGDAGSEYSYIWREEISDVLTPNTVVVNLNPSTGEIVSYIGIQREIKCSLEPKLSRDEALKIAAGQFPGIRVTGATADLSVEYTRPDVQTLTWVITMRGEPEDHVLQGGLVVIDAQTGEVLMVSPYL, from the coding sequence ATGAAATGGATACCAATTACTGCAATCATATGCCTCGTCGTCGCGGTCTCGGTCGTGTCAGCGACTGGTGCCAACGCTCCGATCGGGGTGGATACCGCGAAAGGAAAAGCACAGGACTTTCTTAACGCACCCGATGCAACCGTCGAGTACCAGAAGACCGAACGCCTGAATCTTGGAGAGTACTATGTCTTTGGCACCGGAGAGGGACAGGTTTACGTCAACGCCCGGACCGGGGTGATCGAACGTGCCACGTTCGATTCCGCACGGAAGGATTGCCGCGATGTCCGGCTGGATCGGGCCGCAGCCGAAGTAACGGCAAGGGCCTACGCCGAAGAGAAGTACAGCGGCTTTGCGAAGAAGAGTATGCAGCTTACCAGATCGGACCTGGTTTCTCACGGTGATGCGGGCAGCGAGTACTCGTACATCTGGAGAGAAGAGATCAGCGATGTCCTCACGCCGAACACGGTCGTCGTGAACCTTAACCCGAGCACCGGCGAGATCGTCTCGTACATCGGGATCCAGCGGGAGATCAAATGTTCGCTTGAGCCGAAACTTTCCCGGGACGAGGCGCTGAAGATCGCAGCCGGGCAGTTCCCGGGAATCCGGGTGACCGGTGCAACGGCCGACCTCTCCGTCGAGTACACCCGACCGGACGTACAGACGCTGACATGGGTGATTACGATGAGAGGCGAGCCAGAGGACCACGTTCTCCAGGGAGGGCTTGTCGTTATCGACGCGCAGACCGGAGAAGTGCTGATGGTGAGTCCATACCTCTAA